The following proteins come from a genomic window of Sesamum indicum cultivar Zhongzhi No. 13 linkage group LG10, S_indicum_v1.0, whole genome shotgun sequence:
- the LOC105172103 gene encoding pelargonidin 3-O-(6-caffeoylglucoside) 5-O-(6-O-malonylglucoside) 4'''-malonyltransferase-like — MKVDVISRKLIKPCKPTPSDLRTHKISIIDELNPSMHVIRILYFESDHAVNGKHIISLEESLSQVLPLFYPLAGRYNKEKHCVECNDEGAEFSVAEVDCSLHQFIGAEVKSEQINHLLPLEIGATDEPTDPMLAVQINKFHCGGLAVSICASHRIFDSCSLGILLMAWANASTDGGLVICPDFTLPSIYFPSENKAPLQFEVSRTRDKRIVSRRFVFDKNAISKLRESISTEWKSTGTERPPSRVVVVSTILTQALLRADRAKHGKSRASLIAQAINVRERTVPPVPKYSCGTWVSLSYLDWTSNQSNEMQQNYLGMVLKMREAIVQGVKDCARILSDREFGKWVLVDSYFDAAQKASGPDYKVIWVTDWSKFGEYELDFGFGKPVWVCLADVPLRDLIILMNTKDNDGIEAWVYLHESDMAYFERDEDLRMLTTQSSG, encoded by the coding sequence ATGAAGGTCGATGTCATTAGCCGAAAGCTGATAAAGCCATGCAAACCAACTCCCTCAGACCTCCGCACCCACAAGATATCTATAATAGACGAACTCAACCCATCAATGCATGTGATTCGCATCCTCTATTTTGAATCTGATCATGCTGTTAATGGCAAGCATATAATCTCCTTAGAAGAATCACTGTCCCAAGTTTTACCCCTTTTTTACCCATTGGCGGGACGATACAACAAGGAAAAACACTGTGTTGAGTGCAACGATGAAGGTGCGGAGTTCTCAGTAGCAGAAGTCGACTGCTCACTCCATCAGTTCATTGGCGCTGAGGTGAAATCCGAGCAGATCAACCACCTCCTCCCACTAGAAATAGGCGCAACTGACGAGCCGACCGACCCAATGCTAGCAGTCCAGATCAACAAGTTTCATTGCGGGGGCCTGGCCGTCAGCATATGCGCTTCACACAGGATTTTCGATTCATGCTCACTAGGCATATTACTCATGGCCTGGGCCAACGCTTCTACGGATGGGGGATTGGTAATTTGTCCCGATTTCACTCTCCCTTCTATATACTTCCCGTCGGAGAACAAGGCACCACTTCAATTTGAGGTGTCGAGAACTCGGGACAAACGTATTGTGAGCAGGAGGTTTGTGTTCGACAAGAATGCCATATCCAAACTGCGGGAGAGCATAAGTACTGAATGGAAATCAACTGGAACCGAACGCCCGCCATCCAGGGTGGTAGTGGTTTCTACAATACTAACCCAGGCTCTTTTGCGTGCGGACAGGGCAAAACATGGGAAGTCGAGAGCCTCGCTGATTGCGCAGGCAATCAACGTCAGAGAACGGACTGTTCCGCCTGTGCCGAAGTATTCTTGTGGAACGTGGGTTTCCTTATCATACTTGGATTGGACTTCAAACCAAAGCAATGAAATGCAACAGAATTATCTTGGCATGGTTCTAAAGATGCGGGAGGCCATTGTTCAGGGAGTCAAAGACTGTGCAAGAATATTGAGTGACAGAGAGTTTGGAAAATGGGTTTTGGTTGATAGTTATTTCGATGCAGCTCAAAAGGCCTCTGGACCTGATTACAAGGTCATATGGGTGACTGATTGGTCTAAATTCGGAGAGTATGAACTTGATTTTGGATTCGGGAAACCCGTGTGGGTATGCTTGGCCGATGTGCCGCTTCGAGATCTTATCATTCTAATGAACACCAAAGACAA